ATCGGACGTTTCCCCGCCCCTGCCCACAACCGGTGGCCGAGCCTCGAATGCCAGCGCGATGCTGCCGCGCGGCGCAGGATTTCCGCCATCGCTCGACCACCCGGCGCGCGGAGCGCCTGGCCCGCGGGACGCCTGCGGTCGTTCAGCCCTGACTGTCCGACGTGACGTGCGCGATCCGAGCAGCGTGTTCGTGGCCCCACGCCCCCAACGGCTCCAGCGCGCGGTTCAGGCTCTCACCGAACGCGGTGGCGGCGTAGTCCACGTGCGGCGGCACCACGGGGTGAACCGTACGGGAGACCAGATCGTGCGCTTCGAGCTCGCGGAGCTGCTGGGTGAGGACCTTCTCCGAGATCGGGTCCAACCGCCGCCGCAACTCGGAGAAGCGCATCGTGCCGTGCACGGCCAACTCCCAGATGATCAGCGGCTTCCACTTGCCCACCATCACCGCCAGTGCCGCCGTCAGTCCGCACTCCGCGACGCGCCCCGCCATCGATACCCCTTCCTCGAAGGTAAGTACCCCACAAAATGGTGCGTACTGTACCGACGAGGCGGCGGAACGGACACTGCGAACGACCGGAACACCACGTCGCAGGAGCTGCCCTCATGCCAACGACCGCGCAGGCCACCGTCACCGTGATCGGACTCGGCCCGATGGGGCGGGCACTCGCAGGCACCCTCATCAAAGCCGACGAGACGGTCGCGGTCTGGAATCGAACCCCCGGCACAGCGTCGCCGTTGCTCGAACGGGGAGCGCAGTGGGCGAACTCGCCCGCCGAAGCCATCGCCGCCAGCCCGGTCACGCTGATCAACGTGGTCGATCACGACGCGGTCGATCAGATCTTGTCCTCGGCAGAGAGCGTGGTAGAGGGGCGGAGCATCATCGGCCTGACCAGCGACACCCCTGAACGGGCCAGGCACACCGCCCGGCTCGTGGCCGACCGGGGCGGCCGCTACCTGGACGGGGCGATCATGACACCGGCTTACACGATCGGAACCCCGTCGGCGTCCATCCTGCTCTCCGGACCACGAGAACTCTTCGCCGAACACCAGGCGCTGATCGAGCACCTGGCCACCCCGAC
This window of the Saccharopolyspora gloriosae genome carries:
- a CDS encoding winged helix-turn-helix transcriptional regulator, with the translated sequence MAGRVAECGLTAALAVMVGKWKPLIIWELAVHGTMRFSELRRRLDPISEKVLTQQLRELEAHDLVSRTVHPVVPPHVDYAATAFGESLNRALEPLGAWGHEHAARIAHVTSDSQG
- a CDS encoding NAD(P)-dependent oxidoreductase, with product MPTTAQATVTVIGLGPMGRALAGTLIKADETVAVWNRTPGTASPLLERGAQWANSPAEAIAASPVTLINVVDHDAVDQILSSAESVVEGRSIIGLTSDTPERARHTARLVADRGGRYLDGAIMTPAYTIGTPSASILLSGPRELFAEHQALIEHLATPTWLDDEPGRAAAHDVALLDLFWSTISGFLHATALARAEGISPTAFVPFAHGIREILPAIFDGFAERAEQNRHDDPVSMIRSIRASLAHLISATHDRGLDAAALEAMRGYLDRAERAGHGEDEVTRILETMSRG